In Bacillus horti, the following proteins share a genomic window:
- a CDS encoding ribonucleotide-diphosphate reductase subunit beta — translation MSTELSKRVLMDEEAPNRATAIINGKSSNILNWDDVRYPWAYTKYKVMLSNFWTPFEINMSKDIKQFPQLSEVEQESFLKIIGLLALLDSVQSDYASKVADYLTDSSLNALMIILAQQEVIHNHSYSYVLSSIVSKQKQDEVFEYWRTEPTLRKRNEFVTNGYKAFAESPSVDNLLKSIIYDVILEGLFFYSGFAFFYNLARNQKMVASSTMINYINRDEQIHVGLFEKIYKEILAENPEANTPELEKFAIDTFREAAELEIEWGREVIGNKINGITMPELEQYIKFMANKRCNQIGHSRQVFPDVPNQNPLRWIIAYQEVDLGKTDFFEQKSRQYTKTSDSNGFDEL, via the coding sequence TTGTCAACGGAATTAAGTAAACGTGTTTTAATGGATGAAGAAGCACCAAACCGAGCAACAGCTATTATAAATGGAAAAAGCTCAAATATTTTAAATTGGGATGATGTACGCTACCCTTGGGCTTACACGAAATATAAAGTGATGCTATCCAATTTTTGGACTCCTTTTGAGATCAATATGAGTAAGGACATCAAACAATTCCCTCAGCTTTCAGAGGTGGAGCAGGAATCCTTTCTTAAAATTATTGGCTTGCTAGCCTTATTAGATAGTGTTCAATCAGATTATGCGAGTAAAGTAGCGGATTATTTAACAGACTCTTCCTTAAACGCTTTAATGATTATTCTGGCACAGCAGGAGGTTATTCATAATCATTCCTATTCCTATGTGCTTTCTAGTATCGTGTCTAAGCAGAAGCAGGATGAAGTGTTTGAATATTGGAGAACAGAGCCTACTTTACGTAAAAGAAATGAGTTTGTAACGAATGGGTATAAGGCATTTGCTGAGAGCCCTTCTGTAGACAATCTATTAAAGTCAATTATTTATGATGTGATTTTAGAAGGCTTGTTCTTCTACAGCGGCTTTGCCTTCTTCTATAATTTAGCTAGAAATCAGAAGATGGTAGCTTCATCCACGATGATTAATTATATTAACCGTGATGAACAAATCCATGTCGGATTATTTGAGAAAATTTATAAGGAAATCCTAGCTGAAAATCCTGAAGCCAATACGCCTGAATTAGAGAAGTTTGCTATTGATACGTTCCGCGAGGCTGCAGAGCTAGAAATTGAATGGGGTCGTGAGGTTATCGGGAATAAGATCAATGGCATTACGATGCCTGAGCTAGAGCAATACATTAAATTTATGGCCAATAAACGCTGCAACCAAATCGGTCACTCTCGTCAGGTTTTCCCTGACGTTCCTAATCAGAACCCACTACGCTGGATTATCGCTTATCAAGAGGTCGATCTAGGGAAAACGGACTTCTTTGAGCAAAAATCAAGACAATATACAAAGACCTCTGATTCGAATGGCTTTGATGAACTCTAA